The following coding sequences lie in one Streptomyces venezuelae genomic window:
- a CDS encoding phosphatase PAP2 family protein, protein MAGLDESGSNPDVGLLYDINGLAKDTPSWLDSAIAFIGEYGLLLALVLLVVWCWWGQRKRGTLDDAASSVAAVVWAPLAAGIAVLVNIPIRGFVERPRPFRVHHGVELLVDGKNDYSFVSDHATLAMAIGAGLFVANRKFGIAGLALAAVEGFCRVFMGVHYPTDVVGGFALGTAVALLLSPLAMALLTPLTKMIGRSGRVGRLVWDRKVAPVAAPLSGTATTRAAGAAGTPGTTGTAGATSVDPDEKDLAA, encoded by the coding sequence CGATGAATCCGGGTCGAACCCCGACGTCGGCCTGCTCTACGACATCAATGGCCTGGCCAAGGACACCCCGTCCTGGCTCGACAGCGCCATCGCGTTCATCGGGGAGTACGGGCTGTTGCTCGCCCTCGTCCTCTTGGTCGTGTGGTGCTGGTGGGGGCAGCGCAAGCGCGGCACCCTCGACGACGCCGCCTCCTCGGTCGCCGCCGTCGTCTGGGCCCCGCTCGCCGCGGGCATCGCCGTCCTCGTCAACATCCCCATCCGCGGCTTCGTGGAACGCCCACGTCCGTTCCGCGTCCACCACGGCGTCGAACTCCTGGTGGACGGCAAGAACGACTACTCCTTCGTCAGCGACCACGCCACCCTCGCCATGGCCATCGGCGCCGGACTCTTCGTCGCCAACCGGAAGTTCGGCATCGCCGGCCTCGCCCTCGCCGCCGTCGAGGGCTTCTGCCGCGTCTTCATGGGCGTGCACTACCCGACGGACGTCGTCGGCGGCTTCGCGCTCGGCACCGCCGTCGCCCTCCTCCTCTCGCCGCTCGCCATGGCGCTGCTCACGCCGCTCACCAAGATGATCGGCCGCTCCGGACGGGTGGGCCGGCTGGTGTGGGACCGGAAAGTCGCCCCTGTCGCGGCGCCGCTGAGCGGGACGGCGACGACACGGGCGGCTGGAGCGGCCGGGACGCCTGGGACGACTGGGACGGCGGGAGCGACGTCGGTGGATCCGGACGAGAAGGATCTCGCGGCGTAG